Proteins found in one Alicyclobacillus cycloheptanicus genomic segment:
- the bshA gene encoding N-acetyl-alpha-D-glucosaminyl L-malate synthase BshA yields the protein MNIGISCYPTLGGSGAVAAELGKALAARGHQVHFIVSDIPFRLGEFYQNIYIHQAETSSYPVLRTPPYDFALAAKMADIAVTYDLDVLHVHYALPFAVCAFLAKRMVAPRPLPVVTTLHGTDVTVLAQDRALFNVIRLGILESDVVTAVSRSLIAQTRELFQVDRDIHCVYNFVDPAVFHPVRRGKLREQVAPNGEKVLLHVSNFRKVKRIPDILEVFARVARQLPAVLLLAGEGPEWNRAREYARTLGIEQKVHFLGRQDEVASLFSLADLFLLPSEKESFGLVALEAMASGVPVVGSTAGGIPEVVAHGETGYLAEVGDVEQMAQYALAILQDASLHARMSSASRHCAVQRFHVNEKVAEYESLYRRAIAQHALEGLR from the coding sequence ATGAACATTGGCATCAGCTGCTATCCGACGTTAGGCGGGTCGGGTGCGGTAGCGGCTGAACTGGGCAAGGCACTGGCCGCCCGCGGGCACCAGGTGCACTTTATCGTATCGGACATTCCGTTTCGACTCGGCGAGTTTTACCAAAACATCTACATCCATCAGGCGGAGACGTCTTCCTACCCCGTCCTGAGAACACCGCCGTACGACTTCGCACTGGCTGCGAAAATGGCGGACATCGCCGTGACGTACGACCTGGACGTGCTGCACGTCCACTACGCGCTGCCTTTCGCCGTGTGCGCGTTTCTCGCCAAACGCATGGTCGCCCCGCGTCCGCTGCCGGTGGTCACCACCTTGCACGGCACCGATGTCACCGTGCTGGCGCAGGACCGCGCGTTGTTCAACGTGATCCGCCTGGGGATTCTCGAATCCGACGTGGTGACGGCGGTCAGCCGCAGCCTGATTGCCCAGACCCGCGAGCTGTTCCAGGTCGACCGCGACATCCACTGTGTGTACAACTTTGTCGACCCAGCGGTGTTTCACCCGGTCCGCCGCGGAAAACTGCGCGAGCAAGTGGCACCGAACGGCGAAAAGGTACTGCTGCATGTGTCCAACTTTCGCAAAGTCAAGCGCATTCCGGACATCCTTGAAGTGTTTGCCCGCGTTGCCAGGCAGCTGCCCGCCGTGCTGCTGCTGGCTGGGGAAGGGCCGGAGTGGAATCGTGCGCGGGAGTACGCGCGCACCCTCGGCATTGAGCAGAAGGTCCATTTTCTCGGCCGCCAGGACGAAGTGGCGAGCCTGTTTTCGCTGGCGGACTTGTTTCTGCTGCCCTCGGAAAAGGAGAGTTTTGGGCTGGTCGCGCTGGAGGCGATGGCGTCCGGCGTGCCGGTTGTCGGCTCCACGGCTGGCGGCATTCCAGAGGTCGTCGCCCACGGTGAGACCGGTTATCTCGCGGAAGTCGGCGATGTCGAGCAGATGGCACAGTACGCGCTGGCGATTTTACAGGACGCGTCCTTGCATGCGCGCATGTCGAGTGCCAGTCGACACTGTGCCGTGCAGCGCTTTCACGTGAACGAAAAGGTGGCCGAGTACGAGTCGCTGTACCGCCGGGCGATTGCACAGCACGCACTGGAGGGTCTGCGGTGA
- a CDS encoding CCA tRNA nucleotidyltransferase, producing MTSNAERPPGAMRPAAWPAAVQMLLDRLTAAGFQAYLVGGCVRDLLLHRPVHDYDIATDALPAQVISLFQRTAPTGLQHGTVTVLDFSMPMEVTTFRIDAAYSDGRRPDRVSFTRNLIDDLARRDFTINAMAIDRDGRLHDPFHGQHDLQKRQIRAVGKPEARFSEDGLRILRGLRFAAELGFTLEPATLAAMHANSRRLAVISNERIGQEFARIAAAGWKSIAEQLTAGPYLPALPAPWPKLAHGFAKLAAAPWDDAAWLTVLRALHADLAAHAPTLAADDLKAMFSLVVWCVAAGCTPQETRRLVRQSAWPRSWGNAIVHAVDLGLTDPAQWTRPTWRWAFYTHPAPAVFMACAAHDVLAGGERGQRASSCVQQAQTQPLWSLRDLAVSGEDAAALGAAGPDIGRVLRYAAAKVLAERLPNDRAVLLRACASWLKHIESKENREEYTPCRNTHPPQM from the coding sequence GTGACGTCGAATGCTGAACGTCCGCCCGGCGCGATGCGCCCCGCCGCCTGGCCGGCGGCCGTGCAGATGCTCCTCGACCGCTTGACCGCCGCCGGGTTTCAAGCCTATTTGGTGGGCGGGTGTGTCCGCGACCTGCTCCTTCACCGACCGGTGCACGATTACGACATTGCGACCGACGCGCTGCCAGCGCAAGTGATATCGCTGTTTCAAAGGACGGCCCCCACCGGCCTGCAGCACGGCACGGTGACGGTGCTGGATTTCTCAATGCCCATGGAAGTCACGACTTTTCGCATCGACGCCGCGTACAGTGACGGGCGCCGTCCGGACCGCGTGTCGTTCACACGCAACCTCATCGACGACCTCGCTCGGCGCGACTTTACCATCAATGCGATGGCGATCGATCGCGATGGCCGCCTGCACGACCCGTTTCACGGCCAGCACGACTTGCAAAAACGCCAGATTCGCGCCGTTGGTAAGCCGGAAGCGCGGTTTTCGGAGGATGGCCTGCGCATCTTGAGAGGGCTGCGGTTCGCGGCAGAGCTCGGCTTTACACTCGAACCCGCCACGCTCGCAGCGATGCACGCCAACAGCCGGCGGCTCGCAGTCATCTCCAACGAACGCATCGGTCAGGAGTTCGCGCGCATCGCAGCCGCCGGGTGGAAATCCATCGCAGAGCAGCTGACCGCAGGTCCGTACTTGCCCGCCCTGCCTGCGCCGTGGCCCAAGCTCGCGCACGGCTTTGCGAAGTTGGCAGCGGCCCCCTGGGACGACGCAGCCTGGTTGACGGTGTTGCGCGCACTCCACGCGGACCTGGCCGCGCACGCCCCGACCCTCGCGGCAGATGACCTGAAGGCCATGTTCTCGTTGGTCGTCTGGTGTGTCGCTGCCGGCTGCACACCGCAGGAGACGAGACGCCTGGTCAGACAATCCGCCTGGCCTCGTTCGTGGGGAAATGCCATCGTGCATGCGGTCGATCTCGGTCTGACCGACCCGGCCCAGTGGACACGGCCGACCTGGCGCTGGGCCTTCTACACCCATCCGGCCCCCGCCGTGTTCATGGCATGTGCCGCACACGACGTCCTCGCGGGCGGCGAAAGAGGGCAGCGCGCGTCCAGCTGCGTCCAGCAGGCGCAAACGCAGCCCCTCTGGTCCTTGCGGGACCTGGCCGTCTCAGGTGAGGATGCAGCGGCTCTTGGCGCCGCTGGGCCGGACATCGGCCGCGTCCTGCGGTACGCTGCAGCAAAGGTGCTGGCAGAGCGTCTGCCCAACGACCGCGCGGTCCTCTTGCGCGCATGCGCGTCCTGGCTGAAGCACATCGAATCGAAAGAGAATCGGGAGGAGTACACGCCATGCAGGAACACTCACCCGCCGCAGATGTAA
- a CDS encoding biotin--[acetyl-CoA-carboxylase] ligase produces MQEHSPAADVNQGAADGHAVIPGTESEQLRDRILTALLSERDGYVSGEHLSEVTGVSRTAVWKHIKHLERLGFRFEAAHRLGYRLVETPDLLMAPLLAQYLPKEASFGKHVRWLPSCDSTNKTAMGLAGAGAPHGTLVTAWEQTGGRGRRGRAWFSPQGGLWMSLILQHPIALSRAAELTLLCSVAVRRAIRATCGASPDIKWPNDLLMGGRKICGILAEIRADGETVQHAVLGIGINSNIPATAFPPDLLAIATSLAIETDSTIHNLTLAAAILKELEPMYRDLEAGGAGFQAVAGEWRAASATLGRHIRVQTASKVLEGDAVDVDDSGVLYLRVDSGQVIPVHSGDVLFS; encoded by the coding sequence ATGCAGGAACACTCACCCGCCGCAGATGTAAATCAAGGCGCCGCAGACGGACATGCAGTCATTCCGGGGACGGAGTCGGAACAACTGCGAGACCGGATTTTGACCGCGCTGCTCTCGGAACGAGACGGTTATGTCTCCGGTGAACACCTGAGCGAAGTCACGGGCGTCTCACGTACCGCCGTCTGGAAGCACATCAAACACCTTGAACGCCTGGGCTTTCGGTTCGAGGCAGCCCACCGGCTCGGGTACCGCCTGGTGGAGACCCCGGACCTGTTGATGGCCCCCTTACTGGCACAGTACCTGCCCAAGGAAGCGTCGTTTGGCAAGCATGTGCGCTGGCTGCCCAGCTGCGACTCGACGAACAAGACCGCGATGGGCCTCGCCGGCGCCGGCGCACCTCACGGCACGCTGGTGACCGCGTGGGAACAGACCGGCGGCCGCGGGCGGCGGGGCAGGGCTTGGTTTTCACCGCAGGGGGGACTGTGGATGTCACTCATCCTGCAGCACCCGATTGCCCTTTCCCGCGCGGCGGAACTGACCCTTCTCTGCAGCGTGGCCGTCCGGCGTGCCATTCGAGCCACCTGCGGCGCCAGCCCGGACATCAAGTGGCCCAACGACCTGCTTATGGGCGGCCGGAAAATCTGCGGGATTTTGGCCGAAATCCGCGCGGATGGCGAAACGGTGCAGCACGCTGTGCTGGGCATCGGGATCAACAGCAACATCCCTGCGACGGCGTTTCCGCCGGACTTACTGGCCATCGCGACGTCGCTGGCGATTGAAACGGACAGCACCATCCACAACCTCACACTGGCAGCGGCGATTTTGAAGGAGCTCGAGCCGATGTACCGCGATTTGGAAGCCGGTGGTGCCGGGTTTCAGGCGGTGGCCGGCGAATGGCGGGCCGCCAGCGCCACGCTGGGTCGGCACATCCGCGTGCAAACGGCGAGCAAGGTGCTGGAAGGCGATGCGGTCGACGTGGATGACAGCGGCGTGTTGTACCTGCGGGTTGATTCCGGTCAAGTCATCCCCGTGCACAGCGGCGACGTGCTGTTTTCCTGA
- a CDS encoding tetratricopeptide repeat protein, whose translation MFDTAFATLFKAVDRIRLQLESAAPELRMYLAEELLELRQLGDQYMDHWLALDEQILELLETYDIQPVEDSLTLTFSAEDNLGLGSTNPLPAWLGTDRAAAPDVSFAAQAAPDVDASDDDVLWHLQPPGEAADWGDFAFLDLHRVNAAFRRGMGYFDLLLFKEAAASLSEVVQSVKNPVAQIYLAAALAAQGEADEALRHLDSVRAHSSDPLFWCAANEVEAQLRVQRGELDAAIHCLEDSCERMPDYQDVWYNLGICLSKKSAWQAAAAALEQAWRLDPDDIDAATLLGFCQLQEGDVDEAARTCQALLRRYPRHPRVRFLQSRVFLAQGRPSRAVQLCRQLVDLYPEMDGPWDLLTWTLLHQGQPEEAIPVLKKRLSLMPGSHSAMLQLGVAHLLCASYERAEQAFLQCLPKSENKSLLWIALGRVSAAQRDAAKAHRRFLRALRDPRKEVKQLSLYYMGVTLYEANRLQEAQKYLRAALVLGPPNSAVLIALGRIADRMGRHVEANQLFTRAANVSRADRVGTLLQWT comes from the coding sequence TTGTTCGACACAGCGTTCGCAACCTTGTTCAAAGCGGTCGATCGCATCCGTTTGCAACTGGAGTCTGCTGCGCCGGAACTGCGCATGTACCTTGCGGAAGAGCTGCTGGAGCTGCGGCAGCTCGGCGACCAGTACATGGATCACTGGCTGGCGCTTGACGAGCAGATTCTCGAGTTGCTGGAGACGTACGACATTCAACCGGTGGAAGACAGCCTAACCCTCACCTTCAGCGCAGAAGACAACCTCGGACTGGGCAGCACAAATCCACTGCCTGCCTGGCTGGGTACAGATCGCGCGGCCGCCCCGGACGTGTCGTTTGCGGCGCAGGCCGCACCCGATGTAGACGCGTCCGACGACGACGTGTTGTGGCACCTGCAGCCTCCCGGTGAAGCCGCCGACTGGGGGGACTTCGCGTTTCTCGACTTGCACCGTGTGAACGCGGCGTTTCGCCGGGGCATGGGGTATTTTGACTTGCTGCTGTTCAAGGAAGCCGCCGCTTCCTTGTCTGAGGTGGTTCAATCGGTCAAAAATCCAGTCGCCCAAATCTACCTGGCTGCCGCCCTCGCGGCCCAGGGCGAGGCGGATGAAGCCCTCCGCCACCTCGACTCCGTTCGCGCCCATTCGTCCGATCCGCTGTTCTGGTGCGCGGCCAATGAAGTGGAGGCGCAGCTGCGGGTGCAGCGCGGAGAACTGGATGCTGCGATTCACTGTCTCGAAGACAGCTGCGAGCGCATGCCCGACTACCAGGACGTCTGGTATAACCTCGGTATTTGTCTGTCCAAAAAATCGGCGTGGCAAGCCGCAGCCGCCGCGCTCGAACAGGCCTGGCGGCTCGATCCCGACGATATCGACGCCGCCACCCTGCTTGGCTTCTGTCAACTGCAGGAAGGCGACGTGGACGAAGCGGCCAGGACGTGTCAGGCTCTGCTGCGGCGGTACCCCCGCCATCCACGTGTGCGTTTTCTGCAGAGCCGCGTCTTCCTGGCACAGGGCCGCCCGTCCCGCGCAGTGCAGTTGTGCCGGCAATTGGTGGACCTCTACCCTGAAATGGATGGTCCGTGGGACCTCTTGACCTGGACGCTTCTGCACCAAGGGCAACCGGAAGAAGCGATTCCCGTCCTGAAAAAGCGGCTTTCCCTGATGCCCGGCAGCCACAGCGCGATGCTGCAGCTGGGGGTCGCGCATCTCTTGTGTGCATCCTACGAGCGCGCTGAACAAGCGTTTCTCCAGTGCCTGCCCAAGTCAGAGAACAAGTCACTCCTTTGGATCGCGCTGGGCCGTGTGAGTGCCGCCCAGCGGGACGCCGCCAAGGCGCACCGACGGTTTCTGCGCGCCCTGCGCGACCCGCGCAAGGAGGTCAAGCAGCTGTCCCTCTACTATATGGGCGTCACACTATATGAGGCGAACCGACTACAGGAAGCCCAAAAATACCTGCGGGCTGCTCTGGTGCTCGGACCGCCGAATTCCGCCGTACTGATTGCGCTTGGACGCATCGCCGACCGCATGGGGCGGCACGTGGAGGCCAACCAGTTGTTCACGCGCGCAGCCAACGTTTCCCGCGCCGACCGCGTCGGAACTCTGCTACAATGGACGTAA
- a CDS encoding helicase C-terminal domain-containing protein: MVYDLETTGLRPEQDEIIEIGAVRWVDGAIGDTFHSFVRPTRRVPDEIYELTGLTPADLQNAPPLETVLPQFLKFISGSTLAGHNAQFDLNFLMAACDKAGYELPASRDVLDSLLLARVLLPFEQAHRLGDVAARCGVEQPGEHRGLADALTTAKVLSALMTEASALPYLTLQQLERLASLFSPITANWFGMVAERRYQTYGTALPAHCDQIQQLVFAAVPPHPGETDAETAADMDGETPGLCADTSAAREDGHSSDSELPGADGEELVVDPSTFFTADSPLGQALPSFEIRPGQRAMVDAVTTALEEGRHLIAEAGTGTGKSLAYLIPAALHAAREDARVIVSTHTIALQDQIEQRDFATLRRVMNMPLSLAVFKGRTHYLCMRKLAQENAGADFGTPRPELEAYMTLLSWVANTPAGNREELSMSGRLADVWQRVQSETETCIHKRCPFFKSCYYFRARSAAYEADIVVTNHSLVLSDLKSEHRVLPHYDKIIFDEAHHLEEEATRHLGAEVYAGQCAASVGRLVRDGGKHGVIAELLNRLSDASTAEAVQIAKLETLQDGVLTVKAAMDDAFAALAQLVPAGQSEFRITPDVTRTPAWQAYQDAVHRMTDLQTKLRQLAEDLDEAAERTADQDIAGRLYDCAGFVRDVAAKADTLCRGGDAGPDFVVWIERTGTAERPHWSLHIAPIDVAGILRSTLFETKASVVLTSATLSVNGNFDFISERLGLSAAAEEGRLQTLSVPSPFDYKTQAMLCVPTDVPELAKMGAEEAAVWLSDSIYQLAKASGGRLLALFTSHAMLRATARTLRDPLRSLNIRLFAQGVDGTRSHLLEPFRKNPNAVLLGAQSFWEGIDLPGDQLTTLVIIRLPFAPPTHPVTAARHERLEQQGKSAFWHASLPEAVVRFRQGFGRLIRTMSDRGVVVIYDKRIITAKYGQTFIRSLPGLRPLIAPEAQVIEQVRRFLTRPNKASESAHTSGKEVSNERHG, translated from the coding sequence GTGGTGTATGATTTGGAAACGACCGGGCTGCGGCCCGAGCAAGATGAAATCATAGAAATTGGCGCCGTCCGCTGGGTGGACGGCGCCATCGGTGACACCTTTCACAGCTTCGTCCGGCCGACCCGCAGGGTGCCGGACGAGATCTACGAACTCACCGGACTGACACCCGCTGATTTGCAAAATGCGCCGCCCCTGGAGACCGTGCTGCCCCAGTTTCTAAAATTTATCTCCGGCAGCACCCTGGCGGGCCACAACGCGCAGTTTGACCTCAACTTTCTGATGGCAGCCTGCGACAAGGCAGGTTACGAGCTGCCGGCGTCGCGCGATGTCCTGGATTCGCTGCTCCTGGCCCGCGTATTGCTGCCCTTTGAGCAAGCACACCGGCTCGGAGACGTCGCGGCTCGCTGCGGCGTCGAACAACCGGGGGAACACCGCGGCCTGGCTGACGCGCTGACCACCGCGAAGGTGCTCAGCGCGCTCATGACCGAAGCCAGCGCCCTGCCTTATTTGACCCTCCAGCAGCTGGAACGACTCGCCAGCCTGTTTTCGCCGATCACGGCGAATTGGTTCGGCATGGTTGCAGAGCGCCGCTATCAGACGTACGGCACGGCACTGCCGGCGCACTGCGACCAGATTCAGCAGCTGGTGTTCGCCGCAGTGCCCCCGCATCCCGGCGAGACGGACGCAGAAACGGCCGCAGACATGGACGGAGAGACACCCGGCCTTTGCGCGGACACGTCCGCCGCGCGAGAGGACGGGCATTCGTCCGACTCCGAACTGCCAGGAGCGGACGGGGAAGAGCTGGTGGTGGACCCAAGTACGTTCTTCACGGCGGACAGCCCCTTGGGACAGGCACTGCCTTCGTTTGAGATCCGGCCGGGACAGCGCGCCATGGTGGACGCAGTGACAACGGCGCTGGAGGAAGGAAGGCACCTGATTGCCGAAGCCGGGACCGGGACCGGGAAATCCCTGGCGTATCTCATCCCCGCTGCCCTGCACGCCGCGCGGGAGGACGCCCGGGTGATTGTTTCCACCCACACCATTGCGCTGCAGGACCAAATCGAACAGCGCGACTTTGCGACACTCCGGCGCGTGATGAACATGCCGTTGTCGCTGGCCGTGTTCAAAGGCCGCACGCATTACCTGTGCATGCGCAAGCTCGCACAGGAGAACGCGGGCGCGGACTTTGGCACGCCCCGGCCCGAGCTGGAAGCCTATATGACCCTGCTCTCGTGGGTGGCCAACACCCCGGCGGGAAACCGCGAAGAACTGTCGATGTCCGGCCGGCTGGCGGACGTCTGGCAGCGCGTGCAGAGCGAAACGGAAACCTGCATTCACAAACGCTGCCCGTTCTTCAAGTCGTGCTATTACTTCCGTGCGCGAAGCGCCGCCTATGAGGCGGACATCGTTGTCACGAACCACTCCCTGGTGCTGTCCGATTTGAAGTCGGAACACCGCGTGCTGCCGCACTACGACAAAATCATCTTTGACGAAGCCCACCACCTGGAAGAAGAGGCGACCAGGCACCTGGGCGCTGAAGTCTACGCTGGACAGTGCGCGGCCTCGGTAGGGCGGCTGGTCCGGGACGGCGGAAAACACGGGGTCATTGCGGAACTGCTCAACCGCCTGAGCGATGCAAGCACAGCGGAGGCAGTTCAAATCGCCAAACTCGAGACGCTGCAGGACGGTGTGCTGACCGTCAAGGCGGCCATGGACGACGCGTTTGCCGCGCTTGCACAGCTCGTGCCGGCCGGACAATCCGAATTTCGGATCACGCCCGACGTCACGCGCACACCTGCCTGGCAAGCTTATCAAGATGCGGTGCACCGGATGACCGACCTGCAAACCAAGCTGCGTCAGCTCGCGGAAGACCTGGATGAAGCCGCCGAACGCACGGCTGACCAGGACATCGCCGGCCGGTTGTACGATTGTGCTGGATTTGTCCGGGATGTCGCGGCCAAAGCCGATACCCTGTGCCGCGGCGGCGACGCGGGGCCTGACTTCGTCGTGTGGATCGAACGGACTGGCACTGCAGAACGGCCGCACTGGAGCTTGCACATCGCGCCGATTGACGTCGCGGGTATTTTGCGTTCCACCCTGTTCGAAACGAAGGCCTCCGTGGTGTTGACGTCCGCCACGCTGTCCGTGAACGGAAATTTCGACTTCATCAGCGAACGCCTGGGGTTGTCCGCGGCGGCCGAAGAAGGCCGATTGCAGACGCTGTCCGTGCCGTCGCCCTTTGACTACAAGACCCAGGCAATGCTGTGCGTTCCCACGGACGTACCGGAACTCGCCAAGATGGGCGCCGAGGAAGCGGCGGTCTGGTTGTCGGACTCGATTTACCAGCTGGCCAAGGCCAGCGGCGGACGGCTGTTGGCGTTGTTCACCAGCCACGCGATGCTGCGCGCCACCGCGCGGACGCTGCGCGATCCACTGCGAAGCCTCAACATTCGTCTGTTCGCGCAAGGGGTGGACGGAACCCGCAGCCACCTGCTGGAACCCTTCCGCAAAAACCCGAATGCGGTGCTGCTCGGTGCACAGTCCTTCTGGGAAGGCATCGACCTGCCGGGGGACCAGCTGACCACGCTGGTCATCATTCGGCTGCCGTTTGCCCCGCCGACCCACCCCGTTACGGCCGCGCGCCACGAACGGCTCGAACAGCAGGGCAAGAGCGCGTTCTGGCACGCAAGTCTCCCGGAGGCGGTCGTTCGCTTCCGCCAAGGGTTTGGCAGATTGATTCGCACCATGAGCGACCGCGGCGTCGTGGTGATTTACGACAAGCGCATCATCACGGCCAAATACGGGCAGACCTTCATCCGTTCGCTGCCGGGGTTAAGACCGCTCATCGCACCGGAAGCCCAGGTGATTGAGCAGGTGCGGCGGTTTCTGACGCGCCCGAATAAAGCCTCCGAATCCGCCCACACTAGCGGCAAGGAAGTGTCCAACGAACGGCACGGGTAA
- the ku gene encoding non-homologous end joining protein Ku, with the protein MHTMWKGSVSFGLVNVPVRMFAATESKDIQFRYLHKVCSTPIQYTRTCPHCDRPVEWDEIVRGFEYEPNRFVIMDEDELKSVNQSRSQTIDILDFVELTDIDPVYYDKTYYLAPETSGVKAYRLLQAAMQETGKIAIAKTVLRNAETLACVRTYQHLLVVETLFWPDEVRATAELPNLTAIEAADVAQNELQMAVTLINQLAGTFTPEKYVDERRTALQALIERKVSEADVTEAQPAAARPDNIVDLMQALQESIRRTQTDASTATPRKRRARAASGSAAETGGSGEAPQRKPRKRTAAKSS; encoded by the coding sequence ATGCATACGATGTGGAAAGGATCCGTCAGCTTCGGGCTCGTCAACGTACCCGTCCGAATGTTCGCAGCCACAGAGTCCAAGGACATTCAGTTCCGATACCTGCACAAGGTGTGCAGTACACCGATTCAGTACACGCGCACCTGCCCGCACTGCGACCGCCCGGTCGAGTGGGACGAAATTGTCCGCGGTTTTGAGTACGAACCCAACCGCTTCGTCATCATGGACGAAGACGAACTGAAAAGCGTGAACCAATCGCGCTCGCAGACCATCGACATCCTCGACTTTGTTGAACTGACGGACATTGACCCCGTGTACTACGACAAAACCTACTACCTGGCACCCGAAACCAGCGGCGTCAAAGCCTACCGTTTGCTTCAGGCGGCTATGCAGGAAACGGGCAAAATCGCGATCGCCAAAACGGTGCTGCGCAACGCCGAGACATTGGCGTGCGTTCGGACCTACCAACATCTGCTGGTCGTGGAGACATTATTTTGGCCGGATGAGGTACGGGCCACGGCAGAACTCCCAAACCTCACCGCCATCGAAGCGGCGGACGTCGCGCAAAATGAGCTCCAGATGGCCGTCACGCTGATCAACCAGCTGGCGGGCACGTTTACACCGGAGAAGTATGTGGATGAACGGCGAACGGCGCTGCAGGCACTCATCGAACGCAAAGTGTCGGAAGCGGATGTGACGGAAGCACAGCCTGCGGCCGCCCGGCCGGATAACATCGTGGACTTGATGCAGGCGCTGCAGGAAAGCATTCGCCGCACACAAACCGACGCATCCACGGCGACCCCGCGAAAGCGACGCGCCCGAGCTGCGTCGGGAAGCGCCGCCGAGACCGGGGGCAGCGGCGAAGCGCCACAGCGAAAACCCCGCAAACGTACTGCGGCGAAGTCATCGTGA
- the ligD gene encoding non-homologous end-joining DNA ligase encodes MQVEAEHPVLITNPEKLLWPEAGVTKAQYMQYLVNVAPWLLAHLRDRPITMIRFPHGIHGHSFYQKDAPQGAPEWVRTVPLWSDDRGEYIHPVVVDSVATLLWLANLACLEMHVGFATLQRPMTPTSIAFDLDPTVPGFEPVREVAMALHEVLEGLGLPHVPKTSGATGVQVFIPLANLDNGAGHSYEETRLFTAAVATYLEQKLPRIVTLERLKKHRGDKVYVDYLQHGHHRTLIAPYSARATVHATVSTPLTWSELAGGAVPEQFTVHNVPSRLRKIGDLMNVGPGVRLEQITSVLKDAKAICALR; translated from the coding sequence ATGCAAGTTGAAGCTGAACACCCCGTGCTCATCACCAACCCGGAAAAACTGCTGTGGCCGGAGGCCGGCGTGACCAAAGCACAGTACATGCAGTACCTCGTGAATGTGGCGCCGTGGCTGTTGGCGCACCTGCGCGATCGGCCCATCACCATGATTCGGTTTCCGCACGGGATTCACGGGCACTCGTTTTATCAGAAGGACGCGCCGCAGGGGGCACCGGAGTGGGTGCGCACGGTGCCGCTTTGGTCGGACGATCGCGGCGAGTATATCCACCCCGTCGTCGTCGACTCAGTCGCCACCCTGTTGTGGCTGGCGAACCTGGCCTGTCTGGAAATGCACGTCGGCTTCGCCACGCTTCAGCGCCCGATGACGCCGACGAGTATCGCCTTTGATTTGGACCCCACCGTGCCCGGCTTCGAGCCGGTCCGGGAGGTCGCGATGGCGCTGCACGAAGTGCTGGAGGGGCTGGGTCTGCCGCATGTCCCGAAGACATCCGGCGCAACGGGGGTGCAGGTGTTCATTCCGCTGGCCAACCTGGACAACGGAGCGGGTCATTCGTATGAGGAAACGCGCCTGTTTACCGCCGCCGTCGCAACGTACTTGGAGCAGAAGCTGCCCCGCATCGTGACACTGGAACGGCTGAAGAAGCATCGCGGCGACAAGGTGTACGTGGACTACCTCCAGCACGGACACCACCGCACCCTCATTGCCCCCTACAGCGCCAGGGCTACCGTGCATGCGACTGTCTCCACGCCGCTGACGTGGAGCGAACTCGCCGGCGGTGCCGTCCCCGAACAATTCACCGTGCACAATGTGCCCAGCCGGCTGCGCAAGATCGGCGATTTAATGAATGTCGGCCCCGGCGTTCGGCTCGAACAAATCACCTCGGTCCTCAAAGATGCGAAAGCCATCTGCGCGCTGCGATGA
- the mtnP gene encoding S-methyl-5'-thioadenosine phosphorylase: MQAEFAIIGGTGVYDPALLESPQTIVVDTAYGSVELTVGTYLGRGIAFLPRHGRGHSVPPHRINYRANLMALKQMGVRQVLSTSAVGSLSEQVPPGSLVAVNDFLDFTKSRPTTFFEGNPVVHVDMTDPYCHRLRGALQQTARAQGIELMEGGVYVCAEGPRFETPAEIRYYQSIGGAVVGMTNVPEVVLAKEAELCYATVCIVTNFAAGISPHPLTHEEVVAAMAANSHRVRQLFFDTIASLDTQRDCRCGTAVHGDTPLLGAEKEGGADEGH; encoded by the coding sequence TTGCAAGCTGAATTTGCAATTATCGGAGGAACTGGGGTATACGACCCCGCTTTGCTCGAATCCCCGCAAACAATCGTTGTGGATACAGCATACGGTTCGGTGGAACTCACGGTCGGGACGTACCTTGGCCGCGGCATCGCGTTCTTACCTCGCCACGGACGCGGCCACAGTGTACCGCCGCACCGCATCAACTACCGCGCAAACCTGATGGCGCTCAAGCAGATGGGTGTCCGGCAAGTCCTCTCGACCAGCGCGGTCGGCTCTCTCAGCGAGCAGGTGCCGCCCGGGTCACTGGTCGCAGTCAACGACTTTCTGGATTTCACCAAGTCCCGGCCCACGACCTTCTTCGAGGGCAATCCGGTTGTCCATGTGGACATGACTGACCCTTACTGCCACCGCCTGCGGGGCGCGCTCCAGCAAACCGCCAGGGCCCAAGGCATTGAATTGATGGAAGGCGGGGTCTACGTGTGCGCGGAAGGTCCGCGTTTTGAGACACCCGCTGAAATCCGCTACTACCAATCCATCGGCGGGGCCGTGGTCGGGATGACCAACGTCCCGGAAGTCGTCCTCGCCAAAGAGGCAGAACTGTGCTATGCCACCGTCTGTATTGTCACAAACTTTGCGGCCGGCATCAGCCCGCACCCGCTGACGCACGAAGAAGTGGTCGCAGCGATGGCCGCCAATAGCCACCGGGTTCGGCAGCTCTTCTTTGACACGATTGCCAGCCTCGACACACAACGCGACTGCCGCTGCGGTACCGCCGTGCACGGCGACACGCCCTTGCTCGGCGCCGAGAAAGAGGGGGGCGCAGATGAAGGCCATTGA